gcagctttttcaggGCGTATCGCAAGGGACCGATACGGGGCGTGGACCGTCAGAAAGAGCCGAGGAGAAGCTGCCGAAGGTTACCATATCGCCTAGGTCTGGTGAGTCTGCGCCACTCAACTACAAATTTCCAccaagcagcagctccgtGAGCATGCATCGCAGAACGAACTCGCCGGCGAGGATTGGTGCAGCTGCAGTGGCCTCCCTGGCCGAAAATAACCAattgaaggaagaagatACCAATGAGCTCCCCAAACCTCTTCCTCAGCAACGCTCTCCATTGCAGTTTCGCACTCACAGAAGAAATTTATCGCTTCCTGTAGCAAGACCTGCTAGTCTCCTTCAACCAGACATGTCCGCGTCATACGGCACTAGAAAACCCCAAGAACCAATGACTTCGGTGATCAGCTTTGGATCGTGGCAAAGTTACGATCCTACCTCGCATTCGGTCATGAGGAGAAACGGCTCTGTAAGAAAGCATCGGAAAACAAAATCCGCAAGCACAACACCTAACTTTGGGGTTATAGATCTAAACATGGCGAACCAGGTTCGGCTCCCGTCAATCTCTAAAGAGCCTCCTCTGCTTTCGCACAACGGCAATAGCCTGAACGAGGAAGAAAACGAGTTCGACGACCAGAAGACTTGCAGTGAGCAGAGTAGCAGAGAAACTACTCCGCTACCACAAGTTACGAAAGGCCCAAATTTCGCAAATAATTTACTGAATAGTTGACAAAGTTAACAAGTGTAATACCCAAGGACAATTTAATCAGGTGGGTCTCCCACTTTGTTGCAAGTACTCCTGCTCCGATAAAATTTCCATCTCTTCAATATTCATGTTCTCCCAAGAGACTTCGCCAGACGATTCATCAATCCCGCAGACACAGTCAAAATCAATGTCCCTCTTTGTAACTTGATCGAgttctttcttcaattctaTTGCAAGGCTCCTGATAACGTTTTCGTTTCCCGCAGTGATGAACCAAGCACACAAGTCGCTAATAAGGACTGTATTGTACACATAGTACACGTCATGAAAACGGAAAACTTCATGTAAATCCAGAAGGGCCTGGATTACGAGTCTTTTCCCACCACGTAGGGTATAATAAACATAGTTCCATACTTTGATAGACAGATCGAAGTTCCTGTGAAGCGGATAGCTTAAACTCCGTCTAACGCCGGTTAATATTACCGCCTTGATTATCGAGAAATCACTTGTATCGCTCTCAGGAATAACTTGTTGGTCAAGGAAGGAGAGCTGAGGAGCCAACTTTCCAATTGTCCAAGCAGACTCCGTATTGTGAACACCCTCGTTTTCAACTTGTTCGAACGCGTAAGCGAAAAGTAGAGAGAGCATGGTAATATAAAGTTTCTTGACATCGTCTACAAGGtagtttttctttggaagattttTTTGCatttgttgttgttcaGCTTCTGTGAATTCCACGCTCATGACCGCCTCCTTGTCGTCCGCTTGCTTATAccatttcaagaactttttgactAACGGAGGGGTAAACTTTATTAGTGACTTTATCCCGTTGATTTGTATATCGTCTTCATTGCCGTACTTAGCAGTCATGTATTCTGAAACATAATATTCAGGATCAAATTTCAGATTCTCTTTGCGTAACCTTTCTTGAACGCGGTCTTCACCACTACTCTTTTCAGGATCGTCTAGCTCATTAATGTCATTTCCGTTAGCTATTGATACCCCAATTACAGAGCTGTAATTATTGTCAAAGCCATATTTGGATGTCAATAATTTAGTAGCATCAGAGGGCGACGCCGGTGTCTGGCTAATCTCCCAACTAAAGTCCTCTCCTTGCTGTTCAGAGTTTGTATTCTCCCCGGGTGCATCAATTTCTTGAATCAAAGGCCCTGCGCTGTTCTTTGGAGGCCCCTTAACCGCATCTGCGCCCAAAATGTCTCCCTTCCTTGCTAGAAGTTTAGTTGGCAAGTCcaaatcatcaaaaaactcTCCTTTCGTAGCCTTTGGTATTTTGATGCGAATAGTTTCATCTTGTGACCTAAATTCGGCGTTAGACCTCTCGTCATCAACCAGGTTTTGGGCGAATCTTAGTCTCAAATAGTATGGAGAAAGGTGGAATATGAAAAGGTTTTCATCGACTACCATTTCTAAACTAGCAGCGCTAAATCGTATCGCAGCAATGTTGATGCAAATGAATAaaaattcttcatcttggGTGATGCTGAACTGTGGTGTCAACATGGCGACCACCTATCTAAACTGTCGATTCTATTCAATAATTACAGTCTCTCGCATTTACCATTAAATTTCAACtatgcgatgagcttgaaaaaattCGATGCGATGAGTTACTCTTTCTCTcaagagaacaagaaacACTAACACAGCAACTTCACCTGTTTGGATTTAGCAAGCCCGTAAGATGCACACATCGACTGCAACTACGAAGgggccaagaaggagatTTGTCGGTGCACAAGCTGGGTCAAGAGCTACTGTTGTGAAGAGCGAAAAAGGAAATGAAGTTGTGCAGAAGCCGCGCGCACGTACAAACGTAAGGAGAGCAATCAACCAGATTCCAGATGAAATCTTAAATGATGAGGCACTTAATGAAGCTATAAAGCTCCTCCCTTCTAACTACAACTTCGAAATACATAAAACAATTTGGAATATCAGAAAGCATGAAGCGAAGAGAGTAGCATTACAGATGCCAGAGGGTTTATTGATTTACTCCCTTGTTATAAGCGATATTCTTGAGCAGTTCTGTGGCTGTGAGACTATCGTGATGGGTGACGTTTCCTATGGTGCGTGCTGTATAGACGATTTCACTGCCCGTTCGCTGGACTGCGATTTCATTGTCCATTATGCGCACTCTTGCTTGGTTCCAATCGACTTGACTCAAATCAAGGTGCTTTACGTTTTTGTGACTATTAATATGGACGAATCCCATCTCATAAGAACCCTGCAGAAGAATTTTCCAAGCGGTGCTAGAATTGCAGCCTTTGGAACCATTCAATTCAACCCCACAATACATAGCATCAAGGATAAACTACTTGACTCTGAAAAAGTGATTTACATCATTCCTCCGCAAATAAAGCCACTTTCCAAAGGTGAGGTTCTTGGTTGCACCTCTCAACGTTTAGATAAAGAACAAATTGATGCAATGGTATACATCGGAGACGGTAGGTTTCATCTGGAAAGTGCAATGATCCACAATCCTGAAATACCAGCATTTCGCTACGACCCATACAGCAGAAAATTCACcattgaaaaatacaaCCAAAAACAGCTCGTCCAAGTCAGGACTGAAGCTCTTAACGTCGCAAAGAAAGGGAAAACTTTTGGGCTTATTTTGGGAGCGCTTGGGCGCCAGGGAAGCATGGGAACGGTTAACAATTTGgagaagaaactgaagGACGCCGGAAAGACTGTCTGTAAAATCATTTTGAGTGAAATTTTTCCTCAGAAACTCGCAATGTTCGATGACATCGATGTATTTGTGCAAGTCGCATGTCCCCGTTTATCAATTGATTGGGGTTATGCTTTCAACAAGCCTCTTTTGACGCCATACGAAGCTAATGTGCTTTTAGAGCAGGACCGGATGTTCAGTGAAGCTTACTACCCGATGGACTACTACGAAGTTAATGGTTATGGACGTGGCAAAGAACCATCCCACGAGAACGTCAAAATATAAAGTAGGATGCCAAGTTACAAGTATTTAATTTAGACCTATTAGAGTATCAAATTCCTCTTCTGAAAAGTTTAGAATAGTGTCAATGTCTTCATGGTTTTCGGGgtaaagcttcaaaagaactTGTCTAAAGACTTTGtagaattttgaaagacagGAGAGACATTCAGTGGAAATATGGTCCGcaatttttggagaaacAATGTGGAATAACAGGTTGTCTTGAATGTCACTGAGCAAGATAGGTAGAAAGTCATTGAGCTTAATATGAACATTGGATCTTATTGTGTCCCTTTGCATTATAGGGTTCTCAAGAACTGGAAGATACATATCGTAATCCAATTCATCTTGAACTGACTCCACGGGAAAAATCATGTTGAAAAGGTTGCTGTAGAGATCCAGCCCCAGCTTTTCTAGAAGTGATTTTGTTTCAAGGCCGATCAAAGATTTGGTAGAGGCTTGGAGATGAGAATCAATATTTTCATAAACTAAATGCCTGTCGCCCTTGGAAAAGATTGTTTCACGGTATGGTAACATCCTAGTTTTAATCAGGTCTATGCAATTAATCTCGGATAAAAGCAAATGCTTTTTCACTTCTTTTTCCTTTCTCGCTTGCGGGAACTTAGATTTATGATATTCAGGAAGCTTTTCAGTTATCAAACACGCAAGCGCTTCTTTAAGGAAGTTTGAGTCAATTAGGGTTTCGGAATCTTTGACAGATCCGCTTTTTTCGAATTTAGTCAAAAGTTCGCAGAGTTTGGCCAAGTATTTAACAAGCCATTCAGCGGGTAGaagttctttctccaaATTTTGTGTGATGTTGGCGTCATCGAGAATTTTTGTCAGACCGGTTAAAATTTTAGAGCTCGAGGTGTTTCTAAGATTAATCAACTGCAGTATTAAGTTAGAATCGGGACGTAATCCGTACTTGATGAACATCATTTGGTAAAGGGCTAAAAGCTCATAGATTTCGAAATTTATTATAGGAtcatcttcaaatcttATGATCTGTTCCAATCGAATCCTAATAGAATTCTCCACTGGACCGAATGTTTCATTTAGAAGTGAAATACTTAAGCCATTCAAGAATTCTCGGTTTTCTTGTAGTATTGATGTTGGAGTATCTTGAATATTCCAGTTCTGAAATTTGAACATCGAGTCCATGAAGTCCGCTTCATCTACTATGAGTGAGTGTACATGCGCAAGAACATCACCAAGGTAGCGAACTGGGTCGTGGGCTGAGATAATAATCGGCCTTGACGCTTTGGCGGAGCTGACATCAAACTGGGAGAGGAAGTCATCCAGAACTATCTGAGATCTGGCCTTTACGACTCGTTTGATAAACTCGTTAAAAATTGGCAAGTCATTGGAGAGATAAAGCATTCCTTGTTGAAATGTTATTAAAGGCTTATCATTAGAAGAGAAAGCGCGTTCGCCAAAAGTCTTTGATGCGCTTTGAAGATCATACAAGAAGTCAACTAAGTAGTTGAAAATGCGCTTGTTGGCCTTTTCTATTTTTGCATTGGTTTGTTCCATTAAAACAGTGCCTGCTTTCGGATTGGGAAGCGCCAAGAGGTATGTTGCAGTTTCTTTTAATCTCATGAGCTTTTTCATCACTTCAAAGAATTCGGGTCCAACATTGGAGTTTATCAAtgcatcttcttcgaccTGATTGAGAGTGAGTTTATCACGGAGCATAACTAAGATTCGTTTTTTAAGTCGATGCTTGAGAAGAGCGTTTTGTAGAATGTAAACAGTGTCCATGTAAGTTTTCGTTTCATCATGGGCCATTTCGCCTTGTTTTAAGAGAGCGTCCCCCATTTGGTGTATGTTTTGGACCGGTTCGGAGAGCCTCTTTATGCGCCTCACTATAGGCTGGATGTCGTCGAGAATCATAAGATGTGACTTCAGTAGTTCGCTTTCGAGAttgcttctcaaagagtttCGCGCAAGCGAGCCCACAAAATCAGGACGCACCAATGTCTTGCTGTTAAAATGCAAGCGATCCTGAttgtcttcaagaactttgaaagacctTCTTAGCTGCGTGTCGCATTGTAGAGTATTCCGGTGATGCGCGTCCAATATCCTTGAGAGTCTCTTAGAGAGTAGTGCATCTGTATTGTCAATGGTCTTCTCCCCATTTTGTACCAATTGTTCCAGGGTTTTCTCTCCTAGAGATGTTCCTTGAGAGACTACCGGGTTCTCCATCGAGGATTGAGGTGGCAGTCTCTTTAATGACAGGGCTGATAACGATAGCGATGCATATTTCTGCATTTTATCTTGTAGGTTTTCAGTGCCTTCAGCATCAAGCTCTGCGTTCGCGAGACGAGGCATCGAAAAGTCCTTGTCAAGGTCTTTCGATGACTGCTGAGACTTTATTGGCAGTCTGGACGCTGGTTCTGGAAGATCGTAGTCTTTAGCATTAGCTTCATCAAGCGCAAAAGTTTGGTAATCAAGGAAATCCATGATAGAAGCTAATGCCTGCTTGTATTCCCAATGCGCTTCGATACTGTTTATCCGAGTTGTAGTCGCCAGAATACAGAATTATACATTTCACTATGCACGAAAGAACAAAGTTCCCGCGATGTTGCATGAATGTCGCACTCGGGGAATAATTCTACTAAAGAGTATTTGTGTGAAGGAAAATCATCGCACTAATGGCTCACTTTTGGCTTTAGTATACTGCTATGCGGGCAGGATATGGCTATCAATCTAGGTTTTAACCTTCGTGTATTTTACATAAAAATATATTTCTCAAGGTATTCAATGGTCTACTTGGAAAAAAGCTTCACCTTCTAAATTGTTTGTATGCCACATTAGAGGAACCTACCGATTACTGTAAGATGAATTGCTGAACgctatttttgaaaaatttatGGCTTCTATTCCCTCACAAGACAGTTAAACTTAAGATATATGGATGAAGTTACGTTCGATTTGTGCTCTTATAGATTTATTAGATACCAAGAGAGGCAAAAAAGTTGCCATGTCAGAATTAACTATAAGAAAACCGGCAATGAAGGCCACAATTGATTTGGGCATAGCCGAGCTTTCATAGTCTTGACCTTGTGAATACCACAAACAATCATGCTTGACATTTAACAATATGAAAGCGGCGCGTTTTTGATAGCAGACTCGTGGGTCAAAGCGGGCGTTCCTTTGCGCCTTTCTCAATTACACAAATCTTCTTTAAATCAAGTACCCATCCAATGAAAGAAATTGTCCCTTGTGTTGCATACGGCGAAATTTAAAAACACATAGTACCGTAAGCGCCTGTACTTCGCCACTAATTCGGATTAAAAGATGATGAGCTGAGAGTTACTGTATATTGTTCACAACATATTTCTCTCGGTGATTCATTCTCTTTACTGCTATTCTCAAtaacaaacaaacaagtAAATGTCTTTAGCGGCTATGAATACCTACTGCTATACACGCGAAAAACAGTTTCCATGCCCAGTAAAAAAGAGGGTTATGATAGGAAACAAAGAACGTTCATAAAAAGTCCTAGACGCCGACTTGATAGTTGCTCATATGAGCACGTCTTGTTGGCTGCTGGGGAGTAGCCGGTGGAGGATTCTGAGGGTGGAACATGACCTGCATGCCGTCAGGATACGAATATTTGTGACCGTTGGAGTTGTAAAAGTGTGCGACACCGTTGAGAGGTATTGGGGGAGCAGGGGTGTTGGTGGATGGGCTGAAGCTGAGTCGTGGCTCCGCCAAGTAAGAATTAGATGGAACTGCCACAAAATGTGGATCTTGATTTGGTACTGCACCCATGACTTGGTTTTTCTGGAACCCTTGGTTAAAACCGGGAGAAAGAGGAGGGCTGGAATAGTGGGTATCTGCACTTCTTGGAGACAAAAGGGGGTCTGAACTCAACACCGCATGCCCTGGCGGGAAATGGCGGTATACAGGAGGTTCCAGCGTTTCGAGAAGAGAACTGATAGGGGGGAGCATTTGTCCGCGAAATGCTAAGTTCTGGTTTGATGTGTCCGGGgcccaagaagaagcgcgaGTTCTAAACGGAGGTACCTGGACCTGTGGAAAAGGTGAAAAGCCAACGCGCTGGCCCCGCGAATTCAGCTTTCGAGAGAGCTCCAAAAGGTTTTGCGAGGCGTCAAGCAGCTCCACGTCAACTTTTGCTCGCTTGAAAGTCGCAAGACTAGAAGTAGTTGTACTGCCACGGCGAGGTTTCTTTGAGAGGCTAGGTATCGCCATAGATGAAGACCGAGGCGATACTGCGCTGGCCATTGGACGGGGCTGGGGTTGCGTAGCAGCACTATTGCGCACCTTGGGAGGATACAGCGCTACATGCCTGGCGTACCAGTCGGCGCATTCGTTGGGGAAGCTCGGACCGAAGATGGGCACCAGCATATAACGGATGGGGTAGCAGAAGCGCATACAAAGTGCCCTTGCGACTTCAAAAGGAAGCCAGGTACCCTGAATCTTGATATAGCCGCCGCGAATGCGCTTCAAGAGATCATGGAACTCAAAGTCGTCCTGCACGTGATGTGCTGAGCGGTAAATACTGCATAGCGACTCCCTCAATTCGTTGTCGAGGGCGTACCAATGAATATCAGAATAATGCAACGCCGAGGCTGTGGTATTACCGGCAGAAGTGGCGTTCGAAGCGCCCCCAGCAGAGGTTGATGGCGCTGAGACCGAGTGGCGGTATGCACGCTTTGGCGGCACGTTGCGACGGGAAAAGTGTTCGGGCGAGTCTGCGTCGACGGCGCGCTCGTACAGCGACTTGGAGACCGCGTAGTCCAGCTCCAGCTGGCAGTGCGCCTTGCGATCGATGGGCTGGGGAGCCTGCCCCACTTCTGGACGAGGGTCCGGGCGGCCGAGCGAGACCAGCGCGTGCATCACGTCCTGGTACAGCCGCCAGATGCCCGTGAAGAAAACGTAGCCGGTCTGATGGTCCCACAGGACGCAGTTGTTGGGGTTGATGGCGCGGAAAACGCGCTGGTCCGAGTACTGGATCTTGCGCAGGCGGAACTGCTGGTTTTTGGTCAGCGAGTTGAGGTCTTCTGAGCTTGCGAGCGCCTGCGCTGGTGGTGCCAGCACGTTGGACGCGCCCTCGCCTGAACTGGGAGATTGTGGGGCGCTCGcggccgcgcgcgccccGTCGGACTGCGCTTGCGCCTGCGCAAGCACCAGAACGTCGGGAAACAGATACTCCGAGCAGTCCAGCGAGGACCGCTTGGGCGGCAGGCCGCCCGCGGGCGTCTctgcggccgcggcgccaGCCGGCGGCCCAGGCGCCTCGCGCTGTAGCACGTCGTGGAAGCGCTGCACGGCGCATGTGCGATACTTGGCACGGGTCACGTGGAAGTCCGCGCCGAGGTCACGGTCACGGTCACCTCGTACGGCGAGCCACGTGCGCTGGTAGTCGTCCACGGGGTTGGTCGACAGTTCGACGGTGTGCGAATCGAGCGCGTGCACCGGGTACATGGGGGACGGGCGTTCGGGCGAGTGGAATGGGTTCAGATCGAACCCTCGGATGAAAGATTTGCGTACGAGTAATCGCGCGGCAGCTTGAGTCTGCGCTTTTTACCTGCGTTACAACCGGCGGTCCTGTGATTACCCTAGCTGACTGAGCGGGCGGGACAAGCTTATGGTTGGATGCTTACCTCTCCTGATCGACCTTCTGCGCATCCCACGAACCTGCCGCTTTTATACCGCGCTGCAGGCCCCGGGAGCACGAGCCCATTCTGCTGCTTATTGTCTCGAACAGGGGCGGGCGCAGCGAGGTCGCTCCCCTATGCTGATCCCCGCGTGCCCTCTGGGGAATGTCTGCAACAATAGGCTCCTATATGCAAGGTTTAGGTCTGAATCGCAACGTCTGCCAGCATGGAACCGAAGTTCTAGACCCCGCATAACGGGTTAAGCGGTAGAAACAGCTTGTCCGCCCATAGCCCGCGTGAGATGGAATTCACATGCGGCTTTCGGGATAGCCAAGAATTGCATCATTGCCAGCAGTCTTTCTGCAGGCACGCCACACGAGGCGGCTTGTTCGTCACAGAAGTGTCGCTGCAAACAAGAGCGCCCGCCGCGCAATTCTGCACATACTCTGCACCCGCACTGCGCTCATTGTAATATGCGCCTCCCCCCTTGCACTCTAAGCCGCTGTTGCTCACACGGAGCCGTTGCCATGGCACCCGAGGTTGGAGGCGGGGCTTCtggagaaaaattttcggGCCAAAGGCAGCACAAAGGGCGGGGACGACTTCAGAGGAGCGCGCGCTGCGACGAAGGATATTCGCTAGGAACAGAGCTCATGTTGACGAAGATGAATTGAGGTTTGCTGTTGCCGGGGCTACGGTGCAACAGGTCTGCGGGTCTCGTACGCAGGAACGGCGCAAAGGTGCATTGAGGCGACCGTGGTTTCGGTGCTGCTCGCGGGGCCAGAACGCATGAAGTCAAAACGGCGTAGGCCCGGCGCTGAGATTGTTGAAGGAATCACGGCTGGTTCAAGGGTACAAGCTTTGGGGCAGCAATTGCGCGGATGAACCCAGAGAACTTTGTTTGGCACGCGCTAAATTCCAGACCTACCCAGGCACAGCATGTGGTGGCTGTAGAAAAGCGCGGGTGCCTGGCGGCGATGATATCAAGGGCGGTTTTGTTTGCAGTGTCAAGCTAGCTGCAAGGGGCTTCCGAGGGCCGGGCGAGGGGGGCTGGCGCGGTGCGTGCCGCAGGCAGCGCATGTTCTTTTTTGCTTGGTGTGCTTTGTGACCACGGCTGTGTCGCCGGCGGTTGGAACCAACGGCCGTGTGTTGCACGCTGACGTCCCAATCCCGGGCTTGGCAGCGGGGAGGAAGCACGTGACCTGCGTATATAATGAGCCGTATACTCCCGCCTGTAACCGCCCGCGCTGGGTGCGCGGCTGCGgagagcacgtgatgcgCGCCAAGGCTCTGTGGAGGCAGGGCGGCGGCGCAGGCATGGCGTCCCGGCGCCCAGACCCTGCGCAGAGCGCACGTGCCCGCCAGAATTTCCTAGTAATATGCTTTCCTTTCTATGATACGTTATTTATATGGGGTTCTTTATTAGCTGCTGACTTTCTCCACGCGACCAGTCGCGACGTCGTACAGCAGGCCGTACACAGCGATGTCCCCGCGGGCCAGCGCCTTCTGTACGGTGTCGATCTCCAGCAGGCGCTGGTACTGCTTGGCCACGTTCAGCCTGGACAGCATGCGGCTCTGCTGCGCCACGTCGCTGGTGGCGGCCTTGACCTCCTCCTTGTGCTCGTGGTACAGGTCATCGACGTCCTGCAGGTACTGGTACAGGTGCGAGCACTCGCCGTCGTTTAGGGCCTCGCGCTTGAGCGCCAGGCACGTGTTGATGCCG
The Lachancea thermotolerans CBS 6340 chromosome G complete sequence genome window above contains:
- the BOP3 gene encoding Bop3p (weakly similar to uniprot|P53958 Saccharomyces cerevisiae YNL042W BOP3 Protein of unknown function potential Cdc28p substrate overproduction suppresses a pam1 slv3 double null mutation), yielding MSNPRGRERATNNVMSSLFGNECSEWPFSDASLTQALEFKTQQEKTKQQFYKLECVNRSIELLKTAMAANVPGHMVTQLFQGVSQGTDTGRGPSERAEEKLPKVTISPRSGESAPLNYKFPPSSSSVSMHRRTNSPARIGAAAVASLAENNQLKEEDTNELPKPLPQQRSPLQFRTHRRNLSLPVARPASLLQPDMSASYGTRKPQEPMTSVISFGSWQSYDPTSHSVMRRNGSVRKHRKTKSASTTPNFGVIDLNMANQVRLPSISKEPPLLSHNGNSLNEEENEFDDQKTCSEQSSRETTPLPQVTKGPNFANNLLNS
- the SHQ1 gene encoding Hsp90 cochaperone SHQ1 (similar to uniprot|P40486 Saccharomyces cerevisiae YIL104C SHQ1 Essential nuclear protein required for accumulation of box H/ACA snoRNAs and for rRNA processing interacts with Naf1p), with the protein product MLTPQFSITQDEEFLFICINIAAIRFSAASLEMVVDENLFIFHLSPYYLRLRFAQNLVDDERSNAEFRSQDETIRIKIPKATKGEFFDDLDLPTKLLARKGDILGADAVKGPPKNSAGPLIQEIDAPGENTNSEQQGEDFSWEISQTPASPSDATKLLTSKYGFDNNYSSVIGVSIANGNDINELDDPEKSSGEDRVQERLRKENLKFDPEYYVSEYMTAKYGNEDDIQINGIKSLIKFTPPLVKKFLKWYKQADDKEAVMSVEFTEAEQQQMQKNLPKKNYLVDDVKKLYITMLSLLFAYAFEQVENEGVHNTESAWTIGKLAPQLSFLDQQVIPESDTSDFSIIKAVILTGVRRSLSYPLHRNFDLSIKVWNYVYYTLRGGKRLVIQALLDLHEVFRFHDVYYVYNTVLISDLCAWFITAGNENVIRSLAIELKKELDQVTKRDIDFDCVCGIDESSGEVSWENMNIEEMEILSEQEYLQQSGRPT
- the DPH1 gene encoding 2-(3-amino-3-carboxypropyl)histidine synthase (highly similar to uniprot|P40487 Saccharomyces cerevisiae YIL103W DPH1 Protein required along with Dph2p Kti11p Jjj3p and Dph5p for synthesis of diphthamide which is a modified histidine residue of translation elongation factor 2 (Eft1p or Eft2p) may act in a complex with Dph2p and Kti11p) yields the protein MHTSTATTKGPRRRFVGAQAGSRATVVKSEKGNEVVQKPRARTNVRRAINQIPDEILNDEALNEAIKLLPSNYNFEIHKTIWNIRKHEAKRVALQMPEGLLIYSLVISDILEQFCGCETIVMGDVSYGACCIDDFTARSLDCDFIVHYAHSCLVPIDLTQIKVLYVFVTINMDESHLIRTLQKNFPSGARIAAFGTIQFNPTIHSIKDKLLDSEKVIYIIPPQIKPLSKGEVLGCTSQRLDKEQIDAMVYIGDGRFHLESAMIHNPEIPAFRYDPYSRKFTIEKYNQKQLVQVRTEALNVAKKGKTFGLILGALGRQGSMGTVNNLEKKLKDAGKTVCKIILSEIFPQKLAMFDDIDVFVQVACPRLSIDWGYAFNKPLLTPYEANVLLEQDRMFSEAYYPMDYYEVNGYGRGKEPSHENVKI
- the COG6 gene encoding Golgi transport complex subunit COG6 (similar to uniprot|P53959 Saccharomyces cerevisiae YNL041C COG6 Component of the conserved oligomeric Golgi complex (Cog1p through Cog8p) a cytosolic tethering complex that functions in protein trafficking to mediate fusion of transport vesicles to Golgi compartments) — its product is MDFLDYQTFALDEANAKDYDLPEPASRLPIKSQQSSKDLDKDFSMPRLANAELDAEGTENLQDKMQKYASLSLSALSLKRLPPQSSMENPVVSQGTSLGEKTLEQLVQNGEKTIDNTDALLSKRLSRILDAHHRNTLQCDTQLRRSFKVLEDNQDRLHFNSKTLVRPDFVGSLARNSLRSNLESELLKSHLMILDDIQPIVRRIKRLSEPVQNIHQMGDALLKQGEMAHDETKTYMDTVYILQNALLKHRLKKRILVMLRDKLTLNQVEEDALINSNVGPEFFEVMKKLMRLKETATYLLALPNPKAGTVLMEQTNAKIEKANKRIFNYLVDFLYDLQSASKTFGERAFSSNDKPLITFQQGMLYLSNDLPIFNEFIKRVVKARSQIVLDDFLSQFDVSSAKASRPIIISAHDPVRYLGDVLAHVHSLIVDEADFMDSMFKFQNWNIQDTPTSILQENREFLNGLSISLLNETFGPVENSIRIRLEQIIRFEDDPIINFEIYELLALYQMMFIKYGLRPDSNLILQLINLRNTSSSKILTGLTKILDDANITQNLEKELLPAEWLVKYLAKLCELLTKFEKSGSVKDSETLIDSNFLKEALACLITEKLPEYHKSKFPQARKEKEVKKHLLLSEINCIDLIKTRMLPYRETIFSKGDRHLVYENIDSHLQASTKSLIGLETKSLLEKLGLDLYSNLFNMIFPVESVQDELDYDMYLPVLENPIMQRDTIRSNVHIKLNDFLPILLSDIQDNLLFHIVSPKIADHISTECLSCLSKFYKVFRQVLLKLYPENHEDIDTILNFSEEEFDTLIGLN
- the XBP1 gene encoding Xbp1p (weakly similar to uniprot|P40489 Saccharomyces cerevisiae YIL101C XBP1 Transcriptional repressor that binds to promoter sequences of the cyclin genes CYS3 and SMF2 expression is induced by stress or starvation during mitosis and late in meiosis member of the Swi4p/Mbp1p family potential Cdc28p substrate) — its product is MYPVHALDSHTVELSTNPVDDYQRTWLAVRGDRDRDLGADFHVTRAKYRTCAVQRFHDVLQREAPGPPAGAAAAETPAGGLPPKRSSLDCSEYLFPDVLVLAQAQAQSDGARAAASAPQSPSSGEGASNVLAPPAQALASSEDLNSLTKNQQFRLRKIQYSDQRVFRAINPNNCVLWDHQTGYVFFTGIWRLYQDVMHALVSLGRPDPRPEVGQAPQPIDRKAHCQLELDYAVSKSLYERAVDADSPEHFSRRNVPPKRAYRHSVSAPSTSAGGASNATSAGNTTASALHYSDIHWYALDNELRESLCSIYRSAHHVQDDFEFHDLLKRIRGGYIKIQGTWLPFEVARALCMRFCYPIRYMLVPIFGPSFPNECADWYARHVALYPPKVRNSAATQPQPRPMASAVSPRSSSMAIPSLSKKPRRGSTTTSSLATFKRAKVDVELLDASQNLLELSRKLNSRGQRVGFSPFPQVQVPPFRTRASSWAPDTSNQNLAFRGQMLPPISSLLETLEPPVYRHFPPGHAVLSSDPLLSPRSADTHYSSPPLSPGFNQGFQKNQVMGAVPNQDPHFVAVPSNSYLAEPRLSFSPSTNTPAPPIPLNGVAHFYNSNGHKYSYPDGMQVMFHPQNPPPATPQQPTRRAHMSNYQVGV